A portion of the Sabethes cyaneus chromosome 3, idSabCyanKW18_F2, whole genome shotgun sequence genome contains these proteins:
- the LOC128741445 gene encoding uncharacterized protein LOC128741445 isoform X1, with amino-acid sequence MLIFDQKLCGLIIPIKMHSGSFISPKHPAVPVSIGIASIVLEGRPAILDDSAAHCSDGAGGCGPGGGSGGGGGGGTSDEEGGFYGSAAPNRARRCGSIERANRDSPMLMAADCHKSFMSDAAKRINLKLQQIRSCPGTSKDMVENLVTVNAGASGSGGRCSAVTDQSDYEGYGIETYISEARSESSPLVFSAKAWSREHIFSGFEKMKLLGAVSPIKVPPAVATPFINFSPTVNSRKKSDAGISNTHKNRPREGPHCEQFLKKVGVIKTDQNEEIEHSCSYRNEYCLRWQAYFKQLSSILTSGDAICIEVYLGPENHAILLEQWILKLKIKNSDSTMTLQSLCAAIRSQLYFSQISAWTDLIKNSLEPDIFNNPRIKQSLNTMPTLDSVNSSVVGDTDSGNGETSPPILPNAKLDILFRIRSYDNTACFKETPNVHNFPDALIAGNYVIEVCLKSLPRMKRIPLINDDVDSKMDDNLVSDRIDLPCHEKGKHRCAFRDDEEEDPQMADDDLASAATSHREKQLMKYKKRMMKREKKKKAAVQDLTEFASTVGTNGSVFGGTAPVPVCKSPALSIPMGNHNSNSNCSMPPYTSSINLIQPPLYSNCDDLYQAATKMCANGNSKATQTAIFSSTSSSGNVSTVATQTDASGCCCLCSKQQPKSEPDRAMIVSTNGDSQMQYNNDSKYNRRDYPSDDCDTNRQPEAEIVVDDKQLLKQQHDDSKGLRKAELLLQAIHRTAIINDHPKQPDAAHFKNNNYYSGSYNDNNNIDSDTVQCERSECDTFTFNKNALELGDCRLCKRQKTKHNFKLVLNEQSDSSSSSTSSPPGCRRTLSESLVGHFSIPSPSACKDDDDGNESDTNLTHATHGSYRADKVLYNDGNDLSAALSRSTGAVGNGVFTFEQLKSYRRAFSEDVIDTINLKSGPKHIITDHDNDEDLEEEENEGTFQKCECSYLTVIFTQQIKLAHSECLKGFPARRSQFVTPSGGRLQTSTPANSANKGPLYVSCPESDCSVSTASSVSPHKKQILSYTAFTKSTAPQSKPASPTYFNIPKINLTNVFNVSPLAREDSGFASSSSPIPIDGSVFSFTGSAERSHMRKSNSAPTSHISPGSLSPRFFHHSNKILRTRHLSDRSSFSERSSVGSDEQLSDDEFPYLPSDPCITNGSGCLPIRINTLAFPALKFGNAQRSFGKAFSKNLFKFGRLPLLGTLEESLLQRRVAPKFQVGDFKVLLGASGSFCPTQLTIPAASYFYELPGQHLTTPYVCELRLPRKGYSVPRQGTVQVTLLNPLGTVVRMFVVPYDFRDMPAVSTTFIRQRILAYDDNSKNTIGSAKNIEELSNAEQMKLLRYAIHLRFQTSRSGKLSLHTDIRLLISRRTDCDTAAAHAKNLLEAPNELKVVTIVPDNPRFSPRVDKQ; translated from the exons ATGCATAGCGGAAGTTTCATATCGCCGAAACACCCGGCCGTACCGGTTTCGATCGGCATCGCGTCTATCGTACTTGAAGGTAGACCAGCAATCCTTGATGATAGTGCAGCTCATTGCAGCGACGGTGCCGGTGGTTGTGGACCGGGTGGTGGCAGCGGCGGAGGAGGAGGAGGGGGTACGTCAGACGAAGAAGGTGGGTTTTATGGGTCAGCAGCGCCAAACCGTGCTAGACGATGTGGTTCCATCGAACGAGCCAACCGAGATAGTCCCATGTTGATGGCTGCCGACTGCCATAAGTCGTTCATGTCCGATGCAGCGAAGCGGATTAACCTTAAACTCCAGCAAATTCGATCCTGTCCCGGCACTAGCAAGGACATGGTGGAGAATTTGGTTACAGTTAATGCCGGTGCATCAGGAAGTGGTGGACGGTGTAGTGCAGTCACCGATCAGAGCGATTACGAAGGATATGGAATCGAGACCTACATTAGTGAAGCTCGAAGCGAGTCAAGTCCGCTTGTATTCAGTGCCAAAGCATGGAGTCGAGAACATATTTTTAGCGGATTTGAAAAGATGAAATTATTGGGTGCTGTTTCGCCGATCAAAGTTCCACCGGCGGTCGCAACACCGTTTATCAATTTTTCTCCTACTGTTAACTCACGTAAAAAATCAGACGCTGGTATAAGCAATACCCACAAAAATCGTCCGCGCGAAGGACCCCACTGTGAGCAGTTTCTGAAAAAAGTTGGCGTCATCAAAACCGATCAAAACGAGGAAATCGAACATAGCTGTAGTTATCGTAATGAATAC TGTCTACGTTGGCAAGCTTATTTCAAACAACTATCGTCAATTTTAACCAGCGGTGATGCAATCTGTATTGAAGTTTATCTCGGACCCGAAAATCATGCTATTTTATTGGAACAATGGATATTGAAACTAAAAATCAA AAACTCAGATTCAACGATGACCCTTCAATCGCTCTGCGCTGCCATACGTAGTCAATTATACTTCTCGCAAATTTCCGCCTGGACCGATCTAATTAAGAATTCTCTAGAACCAGATATTTTCAACAACCCTCGTATAAAGCAATCGCTGAACACGATGCCGACTTTAGATTCGGTGAATTCCTCAGTAGTTGGCGACACTGATAGCGGTAACGGTGAAACATCCCCTCCCATACTGCCAAATGCTAAGTTGGACATTCTTTTCCGCATACGAAGTTACGATAATACCGCTTGTTTCAAAGAAACCCCAAATGTGCACAATTTTCCGGATGCACTGATCGCTGGCAATTACGTAATTGAAGTGTGTCTCAAAAGTTTACCTCGAATGAAGCGCATTCCGCTAATAAATGACGATGTAGATTCTAAAATGGATGATAACTTGGTCAGTGATAGGATCGACTTGCCATGTCATGAAAAGGGAAAGCATCGTTGTGCTTTCCGTGATGACGAAGAAGAAGATCCTCAAATGGCTGATGACGATTTGGCATCAGCTGCAACCAGTCACCGGGAGAAACAATTGATGAAGTACAAGAAACGCATGATGAAACgggagaagaaaaagaaagctGCTGTTCAAGATTTAACTGAGTTTGCATCGACTGTCGGTACAAATGGGTCAGTATTTGGTGGAACAGCTCCTGTTCCCGTGTGCAAATCACCGGCATTAAGTATTCCGATGGGGAaccacaacagcaacagcaactgtAGTATGCCACCGTATACTTCGTCCATCAACTTGATCCAACCGCCACTGTACTCGAATTGCGATGATCTTTATCAAGCGGCCACTAAAATGTGTGCCAACGGCAACTCCAAAGCTACACAGACTGCCATCTTTTCAAGTACGTCAAGCAGTGGTAATGTCTCAACTGTGGCTACTCAGACGGACGCAAGTGGATGTTGTTGTCTCTGTTCCAAGCAGCAGCCAAAATCGGAGCCTGACAGAGCCATGATCGTGAGCACAAATGGTGATAGTCAAATGCAATATAATAATGATAGTAAGTATAATCGTCGTGATTACCCTAGTGATGACTGTGATACAAACCGCCAGCCAGAGGCTGAAATTGTGGTTGACGATAAACAGCTCCTGAAGCAACAACACGATGATTCCAAAGGCCTTCGAAAGGCTGAATTGCTTCTGCAGGCCATCCACCGAACGGCCATTATCAACGACCACCCGAAGCAGCCCGACGCGGCACATTTCAAAAACAATAATTACTATAGTGGTAGTTACAATGATAATAACAATATCGATAGTGATACTGTGCAGTGTGAGCGAAGCGAATGTGATACTTTTACTTTCAACAAAAATGCGCTAGAGTTAGGTGACTGTCGTTTATGTAAACGACAAAAAACGAAGCATAATTTTAAGTTAGTTCTCAATGAACAGTCGGATAGCAGCAGCAGTTCCACCAGCAGTCCTCCTGGGTGCCGTCGAACCTTATCGGAAAGCCTGGTTGGTCATTTTTCAATCCCTTCGCCATCGGCTTGTaaagacgacgacgatggcaaTGAATCCGATACAAATTTAACTCATGCCACTCATGGCAGCTACAGAGCcgataaggttctgtacaatgACGGAAATGATCTCAGTGCTGCTCTCAGCAGATCTACGGGTGCGGTCGGGAACGGTGTATTTACTTTTGAACAACTGAAGAGCTATCGACGGGCGTTCTCCGAAGATGTTATAGATACAATCAACCTAAAAAGTGGGCCAAAACACATAATTACCGATCACGATAATGATGAAGATCTGGAAGAAGAGGAAAACGAAGGAACGTTCCAGAAGTGTGAATGCTCG TATTTAACTGTTATTTTTACTCAACAGATTAAATTGGCGCATTCAGAATGTTTAAAAGGATTTCCAGCTAGGCGTTCACAGTTCGTAACACCAAGCGGTGGTCGACTTCAAACATCAACGCCCGCGAACAGTGCTAACAAAGGCCCTCTCTACGTGAGTTGCCCGGAAAGCGACTGCTCTGTCAGTACGGCCAGCAGTGTTTCACCTCATAAGAAGCAAATTCTTAGCTATACAGCTTTTACCAAAAGCACTGCACCACAGAGCAAGCCCGCTTCTCCGACCTACTTCAACATCCCGAAGATAAATCTCACCAACGTTTTCAACGTATCTCCTTTGGCTCGTGAGGATTCTGGTTTCGCGAGCAGCTCAAGTCCTATACCGATCGACGGAAGTGTGTTCAGTTTTACCGGTTCTGCTGAGCGGTCGCATATGCGAAAATCCAACTCAGCGCCAACAAGTCATATATCACCCGGTTCATTATCTCCTCGATTTTTTCACCACAGTAACAAAATCCTACGCACTCGCCATCTTTCGGATCGCAGCTCTTTTTCAGAACGGTCGTCAGTAGGTTCCGATGAGCAACTATCGGACGATGAGTTTCCTTACCTGCCATCGGATCCCTGTATTACCAACGGTTCAGGATGTCTGCCAATCCGAATAAACACACTTGCGTTTCCTGCGTTGAAGTTTGGTAATGCACAACGTTCTTTTGGTAAAGCGTTTAGCAAAAATCTGTTCAAATTCGGCCGATTGCCGCTTCTTGGCACACTCGAGGAATCGTTACTGCAACGTCGTGTTGCTCCCAAGTTCCAGGTTGGTGACTTCAAAGTGCTACTTGGCGCTTCAGGAAGCTTTTGTCCGACACAACTAACAATTCCGGCTGCATCGTACTTCTATGAGTTGCCGGGACAACATCTCACCACACCATATGTG TGTGAATTACGTCTTCCAAGAAAAGGTTACTCGGTTCCACGTCAAGGAACGGTCCAGGTTACGTTACTCAATCCGTTGGGAACAGTGGTCCGAATGTTCGTTGTACCGTACGATTTCCGAGACATGCCAGCGGTGTCGACTACATTCATCCGACAACGTATACTGGCATACGATGACAACAGTAAGAACACCATCGGATCTGCGAAAAACATCGAGGAGCTAAGCAACGCCGAGCAGATGAAGCTACTGCGATACGCTATTCACTTAAG aTTCCAAACATCGCGTTCCGGCAAGTTGTCGTTGCATACCGACATCCGACTGTTGATTTCTCGACGCACAGACTGTGATACTGCGGCAGCCCATGCGAAAAACCTGCTGGAAGCACCGAACGAGCTGAAGGTAGTCACAATCGTACCGGATAATCCTCGGTTCAGCCCCAGGGTGGACAAGCAGTAG